One Arthrobacter sp. B3I4 genomic window, GAGCATAACTCCTGACACGCTCTCGAGATGCCCAGCCTCGTCTAGAACCGCTTCGCCTGCAGTCAAGACCCTGTGCTCATGCGAGTGCGCGTCGATGACACGGTGGTAAATCGCAACGTGGCCGCCGTGAACGAACAATTCCTCGTTGACTGCCTGAATACGCGGCAAGTCCCCCGGGTGTTTGTGCGCCAACGTCAGCGCCAGGGTCGGTACCACTTCGCCCCGACGGTAGCCGTGGATGACGTACAGCTCATCCGACCAGGACATGAGCAGTGATTTCCCGTCCAGAACGAACGTCCCGGCCGTCATGGCTGTACTGCCTAGGCCGCTTGAGTAGGCAGGCCCCGGAACACTCGTCGTCATCGGATCTCCTGTCTGGGCGATGGCCCATCTGAGGACCCACAATCAACCGATATCTGCCAGTGCTCGCCGCCGCAAGGGTCGAAGGTCATCCTGCCGGCCGTTTTGGGCGGGGCCGCGACAGATGGCCCGCGACAGATGAATGGGTGTGGCCCGCCCCCGATAACAACGGGTCACACCCGGAGCTGCCACCGACCCCCAGCCGCCGGTCGTTTGACTTGCAAAGGCCCCAAGGATATGCTCTATCCCGGCGCCCCGATGCATCCCCCAATAGCATCGGGGCGCCCTCATGCCCTCTTAGGCCCGGCGAAGCCAGGGCCACAGGGAGCACTTTGGGAAATCCGGAGTCGTGATAGCGGCCGCATCGGCGCGGGCCGGGGCTGTCCTCGGGGATCATCCCGGCACTCGGGGTCCGCCGCAGGGCCGCGCGCGGGGGCCGTCGACAATCCGGGTCTGAATGGCATGCAACAGGGCCCTCCACGTAGCTGGACGGCCGCCTGCTTGACCTCACTTCAGGATAACAAAAGGCCTCCTAAGGGTGAAGAGCCGCCGCCGGTTTACGCGCGGGCCAGGCACGGCCGCCCGGACCGGGCATTTGCGGTCGGTAGTCATAAGGAACAGACTGCAGATACGCAAAGGCGGCCGAACGGGCGCCCACGGGAGGGATAACAGCATGTTTCGTCCTAATGTCGCCGACCAGATCCACCTCATCAAGCACGCAGCGGTGAACTGCTACATCATCCAGGACGGACCCAAGGTCATGCTGGTCGATGCAGGCCTCCCATCCATGTGGAAGCTGGTTCTTGCGGCGCTGCGCGAACTGGGCCGCTCGCCCCGCGACATCTCCGCGCTGGTCCTCACCCATGGACACTTCGATCACGTCGGGTTCGCGGCCAGGCTGCAGCAGGACCTGGACGTGCCGGTCTATGTCCACCCCGAGGACGCCTACCTCGCGGCACATCCTTACCGGTACAAGCACGAGAAAAACCGGCTGCTCTATCCCGTCAGGTACCCGCGCTCCATCCCCGTCCTGGCTCGAATGAGCCTCGCAGGAGCGCTCAACGTCAAGGGTGTCAGCGACCTGCGCACCCTGGACGCCGAGTCGGCCGGGACCCTCCCGGGGCGTCCCGAACTCCTGCACACACCCGGCCATACCCAAGGCCACTGCGCCCTGCACTTCAGCGAACGTGGCACGGTCCTCACCGGAGACAGCTTGGTGACCCTCGACCCCTACACCGGCGCCAGCGGTCCGCAGATCGTGTCGGCCGCCGCGACAGCCGACACCCACCTCGCCCTGAAGTCCCTGGATGTACTGGCCGGCACGGGTGCCGAAACTGCTCTCCCGGGGCACGGCCTGCCTTACTACGGCAGCATCGCGGCTGCGGTGCAAGAGGCCCGGCAGCACGGAGCAACCTGACCGGTAGGCGCAAAGCGTGCCGCCGGCAGGGCACTTTTCTGGGTCCCCGCTTCCACTAGTCTTGAGCAAGGAACTTGCGGTCGGGTGGCGGAAGCCCTCAGACCGCCCGCCGCCGGGACGCCCGGCGGGGCAACCACCCCAACGCGTGAAGGACCTATGACAAGCACTGGCAACGAATCCCAAAGTCACCTTCAGGGGCCGAACGCCCCGGAGTGGAAGCGTTTGGAGGACGTGTCCAGGACCCGACTTTTGGACACGCCTCCCGAAGAGCGCTTCGACCGGATCACAAGGCTCGCTCAGAGCCTCTTCGGCGTCAGCTCCGCCAGCATCTCCCTGATCGCCGAGAACCGCCAGTACTTGAAGTCCTTCGTCGGTCCACTGGCCCGCGAGTCAGACCGGGGAAACGCCTTCTGCGCCGAAACCATCAAGGCCCCGGACACCATGATCGTGGAGAACGCCCTGACCGACGAACGCTTCCGGCAAAGCCCGCTCGTCACTGGCCGTCCCCACATCCAGTTCTACGCCGGGCACCCGCTCACCGGCCCCGGGGGCACCCACGTGGGAACATTCTGCATTGCCGACCAGGCGCCGAGGCGGTTCAGTGCGGAACAGCAAAAGATCCTCGAGGATTTGACCGCCATCATCCAGCGGGAGATGAACCTCTCCTGGGACATCGACACGGGCGCGCGCGTCCAGCGGGCGCTCCAGCCGGCCATTCCTTCCGCGCCGGACGGATACTCGCTGGGCACCTGCTTTTACCCGGCGTCCGGGGTCAGCGGGGATTTCTACGAGTTCGGGACGACGGCGTCTGGCGAGTTCCGCATCACCGTTGGCGATGCCATGGGCAAGGGCGTGGGACCGGGGCTCGTGGCGGGCACAGTGCGCGCCGCCTTTACCCACTGCGACTGGGAGGCCGAGCCGGCGCGCATCTTCGAGAACGTCGCAGGAGCCCTGGACGAGACCCTGGCCCGCGTCGGGTCGTTCGCCACTGTCTTCCACGCCGTCGTCGACCCGGACACGGGTGCGGGCCGCTACGCGGACGCCGGCCAAGCACTAAGCCACATCGTGCGCGCCGACAACACGCTCGAGCGCCTCTCCCCCACCGGCCCGCCGCTGGGTCTAGTGCCCGGCCAGACCTGGGACACAGGGACCTTCACCCTGCACCCCGGCGATGCAATCCTGGTTCCGACCGACGGGCTGCTCGATCTCCACGGCGGCGAGCTGGGCCCGCTTGGCACGGCCATCGGTCAGCTGCAGGACAGTGACGATGCGGATGTCGCAGTCAGGAAGCTCTGTGACCGGCGGGGAAAGCGCGTCATCCTGGATGACATCACGGCAGTCCTACTCCGCCGGAACGCGTCACCGGCCTGAGGCCTGCAGACTGAGGCCCGGCACCGGGGACCTCCGCAAGTGCCGGTAGGATGCACCGAAGGCGACGAACGCCCGGGCTTGAGTGACGGCAACCATGGAGGAGTAATACTGGAATGGCAGCTGTTGAGGCAAACCTGACGGGTGTGGACGAACTCACGCCGCTCCGGAAGCAACTGCCGTTCCTGATCTTCTTCATCGTGGCGGTCGCTATGAGCCTGTCCATACCGACACTCACTGTGAGCGACGGGGAAGCCCTGGCTGCAGGAATGGCGATCACCGCAGGAGCGACCGGGTTCGCGGCGGTGGCGGCTAGGCCGAACCTGTCGCGGTATGCCGGAATCGTCCCCGCCCTGGATTTCCTGGCGGCTGGCGCCCTCCGCCACGGCACGGGTGAGAGCCACTCAATCTACGCGTCGATCGTCCTTCTGCCGCTCCTGTGGTTCGCGGCCAGGGAGGGGCGACGCAACGTAGGCTATGCCGCGATCGGCGCGTCGGTGGCCATCCTGGTCCCGTTCGCACTCGGATCAAGCATCAGCCAAAACCCCAACGAGCTCTTCCGCGGGCTCTTCAGCACCCTGATCTTCGTCCTGGGCGCGCTTGTCGTCAACGAGCTGGCACACCGGGCGCGCCAGCGTCTCCACAGCGCGCGGGAGCAGGCGGCAGCGGCGACAGCGGAGCTCTCCCGGGCCGCCCAGATCCAGCGCTTCCTGTTGCCCAAGAACGCAGCTCCCCTGTCCGGCTACCAGACGGCAGGGGCCTGCATCCCTTCAAAGGCGGTGGGCGGGGATTTCTTCGACTGGTACGTCATCGAGGACGGGCTGGGATTCACGCTCGGGGATGTGATGGGCAAAGGCGCCGGAGCCGGGATGATCGCTGCGACCACCCGGGCCGTCATCCGCAGCGCCAGAAACAGTGCCGATCCGGTGACGGCCCTGACGCTCACGCAGGATTGCCTGGCCACCGACCTGAGCCAGGCGGGCTCGTTCGCTACCCTCTTCCACGCCCGGCTGCGGGCCTCCGACGGCCGCATCCTGTTCTCAGACGCAGGCCACGGCCTGACCTTGGTCATCCGGTCGAACGGGACTTGGGAACGACTCTCCTCCGGAAACCTCCCCGTGGGCCTGCTCCCGGACTCCCGCTGGGACTCATTGGAAACCCGGCTGCACCCGGGAGACATGATTGTCAGTTTCAGTGACGGCGTCCTGGACTTGTTTGACGGGACGCTGGCCGCCGTCGACGAGATCGGAAAAATCGCCGTCACCGCGTCGTCCGCGAAGGACTTGGTGGACTCAGTGCGCTGGCTGGCACAGGGCTCGTCCAACCCCGACGACGTGACCGTCCTCGCCGTCGGACGGGACCGCGAACCTCTCCCCAGCCCCTCCGAAGGGATCCTTGCGTGACCGCATCGCCACACCGCTCCGAGCCCGACGGCGGCGGCAGCGCGCCGCTGCAGCCGACCGGGAAGCCCGCGAAGCTCTTTTGGGTGCGGCTCCTCGTGGTCCTGACCCTCCTCGCGGGGGTCAACTACATCGCGTGGCGCTGGATCGCCTCACTGAACTGGGATGCCTGGTGGATTGCCGTTCCCCTGGTCGCCGCGGAAACTTACAGCCTCGTGGACGTGCTGCTTTTCGGACTGACCGTTTGGCGGCT contains:
- a CDS encoding PAS and ANTAR domain-containing protein translates to MTTSVPGPAYSSGLGSTAMTAGTFVLDGKSLLMSWSDELYVIHGYRRGEVVPTLALTLAHKHPGDLPRIQAVNEELFVHGGHVAIYHRVIDAHSHEHRVLTAGEAVLDEAGHLESVSGVMLDLTSTIQWETEMASREAIRGAMGTRGTIAKAEGILMGRLGIGSDDAFKILTTFSNNRNVKLAGVACALVALADSPAERQAMASLIHELKQARPHPGKHVPA
- a CDS encoding MBL fold metallo-hydrolase — encoded protein: MFRPNVADQIHLIKHAAVNCYIIQDGPKVMLVDAGLPSMWKLVLAALRELGRSPRDISALVLTHGHFDHVGFAARLQQDLDVPVYVHPEDAYLAAHPYRYKHEKNRLLYPVRYPRSIPVLARMSLAGALNVKGVSDLRTLDAESAGTLPGRPELLHTPGHTQGHCALHFSERGTVLTGDSLVTLDPYTGASGPQIVSAAATADTHLALKSLDVLAGTGAETALPGHGLPYYGSIAAAVQEARQHGAT
- a CDS encoding PP2C family protein-serine/threonine phosphatase; the encoded protein is MDTPPEERFDRITRLAQSLFGVSSASISLIAENRQYLKSFVGPLARESDRGNAFCAETIKAPDTMIVENALTDERFRQSPLVTGRPHIQFYAGHPLTGPGGTHVGTFCIADQAPRRFSAEQQKILEDLTAIIQREMNLSWDIDTGARVQRALQPAIPSAPDGYSLGTCFYPASGVSGDFYEFGTTASGEFRITVGDAMGKGVGPGLVAGTVRAAFTHCDWEAEPARIFENVAGALDETLARVGSFATVFHAVVDPDTGAGRYADAGQALSHIVRADNTLERLSPTGPPLGLVPGQTWDTGTFTLHPGDAILVPTDGLLDLHGGELGPLGTAIGQLQDSDDADVAVRKLCDRRGKRVILDDITAVLLRRNASPA
- a CDS encoding PP2C family protein-serine/threonine phosphatase, which produces MAAVEANLTGVDELTPLRKQLPFLIFFIVAVAMSLSIPTLTVSDGEALAAGMAITAGATGFAAVAARPNLSRYAGIVPALDFLAAGALRHGTGESHSIYASIVLLPLLWFAAREGRRNVGYAAIGASVAILVPFALGSSISQNPNELFRGLFSTLIFVLGALVVNELAHRARQRLHSAREQAAAATAELSRAAQIQRFLLPKNAAPLSGYQTAGACIPSKAVGGDFFDWYVIEDGLGFTLGDVMGKGAGAGMIAATTRAVIRSARNSADPVTALTLTQDCLATDLSQAGSFATLFHARLRASDGRILFSDAGHGLTLVIRSNGTWERLSSGNLPVGLLPDSRWDSLETRLHPGDMIVSFSDGVLDLFDGTLAAVDEIGKIAVTASSAKDLVDSVRWLAQGSSNPDDVTVLAVGRDREPLPSPSEGILA